From Malus sylvestris chromosome 1, drMalSylv7.2, whole genome shotgun sequence:
catcAATACGTTCAGTTTTACATCAAGTCTTTTGTTAGCTCCAAGTACTTCatatcttttcttaaagtctctgTCGAAGTCTTCATAGGTCTTTCTCTAAACAAACATATCTCAatttacttttttctttttttttctttttaacttgTCAACTTAATTCCAATCGTGAATTTTCGACCACGTGAATTTGTACTTTGAGATTCTGAAGCAGACATGAAACCTTGTATTGACTAAATTAAACACATTGATGCAAGAAGTTGCAAATCATAAAAGAATTCATAATATTACAATAAAGTACACGGTTGGTATTGAACCcatacaaagaagaagaaaactacaaaaacaaaacatcttCTCAGCAAAATGGGCAAATGTAATTGTCAAGTAAGGGTTGAAGATCTGCTGCTTAAAGAGCTCGGCCTTTAATAATGTCGAGGCTCATTTCGCTCGGATCAGTTGCCTGCAACTCGACTTGAATGCCGTCAAGTTCCCTCTTGAATCGATCTCTAGAGCTTGCATACACCATCTTCATTCTCACCCTTGATATCTCAGGAGACCTAAGAAAATCAAGTTTCATGCATAACATTAGCACCTTAGAAAAGGACGCTTAATTAAGGAAACAATTAACGCAAATTGGCTCGGTCAATTGATTACCATGCAATGAAGAAAATCTTGCTTTTCTGGCAGTTCTCAGAAGTGGTGAAATCAAAATCGAAGACAGCATAGCGGCACTCATCAGCTGGCAGGGACTCCGCGAAATCCTCATATGTTTCATCTGGGCTGCCAAGTTTCTCTACCACCACTTCTTGTTTGTCAATCTTGAATACAATGAATCGGTAATTTCTCTTCGCTTTTAGCTCCCCGAACTTGAGTTTGCattcatcactcacggccatGCCAGACACCGCCTaccccaaaccaaaccaaacaaccGTATTAAAAACCTTATACATATTACATATTTGAGGGGGAGGACGTTGCACGAGCGATATTTATATTCTAATCTAATCCAAAACTATAGGGAAGGGAAGAGCGTGCTCTGGTCAACTTGGCTACGATCATTTCTGCCAATTATGTATTGTTcacaaaaaatatttcaaaaagCTTTTGTTAAATCGAAGTTAGATTGAATTTGTAGCATGCGTCTTAACCTTTGTcatcaattattttattttgagatAGAGATGAGGACATACCATTTTGTCGTCGGAAAAGAGACGGGAGTGCAGTGcgaaatgaagaagaaagcgGGAAAAGAAAGAGATAGATGGAAAGTATAGCagcagagggagagagagcctTATTTTTTGGGGGAGAAGGGCATAAGAGACCAGAAATTTGCGGGGAAGTAGAGAGTTTTAAGGGGCAAAACAAAGGTTGAGAATTGTCTGAAGCTTCTATGGCTGATCATGTCCACATCTAATCAACTCCTTAATTATGTTATAATGTTTGATTTGGATACTTTaacataaaaagaaagaaaataaagagtCATTTATTTTAGGCAagagaactcaaaacaaattacGATAAATAACAACTCAAGGTTTATACATTAAGAACTACAAAAATCATTTCTGAACACCGTCGGACTATTTTAGACTACGGCAAACTCTTGATGGTGCCAATGCTCCGTGACAGAAGTGACCCGTGCCATACAAAAGAACGACTGGAAAATTGACATGATATTCTTCTTCGCTCGTGAAACATCATTATCCAACGAAATTCACTACTTTGGgtccttgtttcttcttcttggattttACAGTACTTTCTTGTGAAAGAGATGCAGAACCAACTACATCTGCAGACTTGTGTTGTGTACCGCCACTTTTCTTCTCATCTATGAAACTGAAATCGTCCTCAAGGTCGTCTCCACTGAGAAATTTTGTAACCTTTCCTCTTGGCAGATCACTTTCTTTCCCTGAAAAATAGAAGgcacaaaatattcaaaatcgACGAGAATACTTCGTAAAAGACCTGAAAAATACCACAACTTTTGTCATTATATAGTACTAAAATTGTGAGAGGGTGAAGGGAGGAGCCGACATCAGTTTTTTTCTAAAGTAGGTTACCCAAACCTGCCTAAGAATTAAAACCCATTATTTAAGAATATGATTGATATCGTATAATTGGACAAAAAATTCAGAATCATTTACAGAAACATGATCAAGGTGATTTTAGTTTTGCCTAATCCTGAGGGAGTCAGTATTCCCCATAAGATAATGAAATCGGAAGAGTAAGGAAAAGGTAGATATATCTTTCCAATGCCTTGGTCTAACATCAAATTGCTTAAAACTTAGACCTGGACATTTATGCCACCTTAATCTACTACTAATTTGTTAGTTAGAACATCAGATGATGAAAAAGTAAATTGAGAACTCAAGAACTCCAAGGAAAGACAAAACAAGGAATTCTAATGGAAGACTTACACGAGTGAGGAGATCTACCAGCAGACATCGAACTGTTGCTTTTGTTAGGACAATCCTTCGCCAAGTGTGTTACACCCCCACAAACTTTACAACTACCACCCTGAGAGATGAAATTCATTCATAAAGGGAAGTGTCGGATTTCATTCATGAAGTAAATTGGCTCGGATGGCTCAAACTTCAATCAATAACATCTATGTCCTGAAAGTTCCAACCCCTTTGCTATGAAAAGTCAATTAACAAATATTAATTCATTTACCTTTGGATAAATCCCATGAGTATTTTCAGGGCAGTTCTTGCTCAAGTGACCCGTCCCATTACAGATGAAGCACTTGGCAAATTTAGTTCCTCCTGCATTACCAGATAAAcaaaatgaataacaaagcaatAACATACCCATAGAGTAAAAATGTTATTATCAAAGTGCACATGTCCCCAATATGTAATTGGATACTCAAAGTGACATTCCCACTCAACATGATATATGCTACTTGTgatgtaaaattaaaaactcGATAAAGACAAACAAATATGCCATTTGTAATTATCTGAGTAATGTGTACGGCCCAGTAGAACTTTGGGAAAAAATAACACATGATGAAAGACTGGTGGTGGGAGGAATTCGACAACTCATATGAGCTTTGGACAAATATCCTCTTCTAGACTTTTTCTTTCAGTGCATGCAGTTCCGAACAACATAATATATGTCAAGTTTTCAACCCTCCTAACTATTCAAGTTCATGTTTATTCAAGCTCCATTCAATGTCCCTCCATAAATTTTTTTGGATAATACATCAACAGTGAAACCAAAGATTTTAGCGCAAGGATTACTAATTTCAGTAAAGGTAAATGATTTCATCTGGAAATTGTTCAAACCTAGTGCTTGCCAATAATATATGCTACTTGTGAATCGTGATGCTATAAACCATTGCATCGCTCATGTAAACTTCAAATGCATGCTGTCATGTTTAAAAGACCAGTTGACCACCACTACACAGACACACTAAAGAACAGCCAATTAACAGCTTCCCATATGCATCATCCGAATATTAAGCCAACTTAACATAACTTAATCGATTAGAAAGATTACCGTCTTCAAGAGGGTAGGGGCAGTTAGAAAGCGAATGTCCATTTTCCCCACAATTATAACATAACTTCTCAGCCACAGAATCGTCTTTCTTGTTGAGGCAATTCTTGATGCTATGCCCACGTTGTCGACAATATAAACATATCTGCAAGAATCAGATAATCACAACGATATCAAAGCAGGAATTTCATCCACTCCACACTCCACACTCCACACTCCACACTCCACACCATAAATAACCATATTTCAAATAAAAATCCAATTCCATTAACTTCTGCAAATAACCATTCAAAAAGCCAAATTCGATTCAAGCATCCACCGCCATTTCCAATTACTAAGAGCTAAACAAAACATACCCACAAACCCATATGCATTTATAATCCATTTTTCCAGTTACACACATGAATTTCATTTCGACGTCGTATACCAAGTTTTATCAATCGGAGAAATACCCAGACAAAGAAAACTCAAACTAAAtcggaaaattgaaaaaagacCACACCTTGTGCTTATCCCACTGAACTTTCTCGGGGCAGAGCTTGGCGATATGTTCGGTGGATTTGCAGATGAAGCAGCTGTCGCCGGGCTTCATGCCGGGGACTCTGAGGGGGTGTTTTCTATGGGGGTTTTTGCTGGGTTTGGCTGGGTCGCTGGGTGCTTTTTTGCGCTTGAACGAGCTCTTCTTCTTGTCCTTCTTCCTGGTTGGGTCTTTGGGCGGAGTCGGCTGTTTAGCCAGTTCCGGGTGTTCTACTCGGAATTTCTTCCGAGCTTCTCTCTGTCTCTTGCTCACCATTTTTGTCTCAGACGCCGAAACGAGAGCTTTGGGGGTTCTGGAGGGTTTTGGGAGAAGCAGTAAAGGGTTCAACCGTTCGAGGGGACTAGAACGGTAACTCTTCGTATCAAGTTACTGACTTGGGCCACCGGCCCCATTGTTTGTCTTGGCCCGGTAGGGGTGATCACTAATGGACCAGGCTTTCGAACTTCAGCACGATTCTGTTGGGCTTTGGATCCGGAGAGTATCGGTATCCTATTGGGGTAGATTTTTCTTGCACATTTCGATTGAACGAGGATACTCTCCGGATCTTCTTTGTGATGATTTTAGGAATCCTTAAATCGTGTTCATTaatcgtacatcgtgtgatcagtttttgttagatattactcatatttaattttaaataaaagtatttaaaatgatttatgactgcacgatgtacgatgaacagacacGATTTGAGGATTCataggatcctcacaaaaaagATCCGAAGAGAATCCTCGTTCATTTCTATTAATTTATCTGACACCTCCTCCCCACCAAAAAAGGATCAAGAGAGAAACGGAGTAGAATTCTCTCTACTCTTATTCTCATCTACttccatcccctcctctcacatattattttttgtcttattctttctataaaaaatcaatataagatttTAACGTAACTAAATCGTAACCGTTTAAATATaacggaaagaaaaagaaaaaaaaattagtaaggGAGATAATCCTTCTCCAAGAGAAACTGCCGAACTCAGGAACATGAATGTTGGGGTTGCTTGGAATGTGAGCAAACTAAAGGTGTGGCACTGAACCATGTCAGAGCTATAACTTTTCAGCTCTTTGCCAGTGGCctggacaaggattgtttgccctcttTGTTTTCGTACATTCTCATgcctttctgttttgtgtggtcatggttacgccatgttaatattttatattatttttttatagatataataagacaaaaataaatagtaatataaaatgttgacgtggcttaaccgtgatcacacaaacataAGGGCATGAGAGGGCACGAGAAcaaggagggcaaacaatccttgtccctcCTCCTAAGCCAATAACCGCCCCTTGAAGTCGGCGAATAACTTTCATATAACGGAAATGTTATTGTTGCGGTCCTATAATAATCACAAATTAatcatttattagttttgtattTCAAACATGAAAACGCGTGTTAATGCATAATTCGCTTTAGATACAACAATTGTGGCATTCTTGTTGTAGTTCAATACATACTGTAATATATAGCCTTTTCATTATAAGTTCATATCCTCATATCATGGAGAATAGGTTGTATGTAACGGGTTTTATAGTTTCATCTCTCTACATTCTCATCGCGTAAAATAAATGAACTTGAAACAGGCTACAAGTAAGTCTCTGCAAAAATGAGTGCACATCGTGAATCTATAGCAATCAAGTGAAATTGtgataatgttaaaaaaaattggtgttCTTTAGTAGTTGTTGCCATATCTTAGTAGCTTTAAAATCATGGAGTTTCTTAGCTTTGGTACGAAGGGTGGAATGATGGGTACACTTGATCTAGCTACTTCCATCTCATTCCATGATGAtaatgatgatgacgatgacaaCAACAACATTACTTATTTCTCTTAGATGGTGATCCGCACATTtcttttttacctctcacacactTTTCTCATTTTCCGACCATTGAATCCGTGGCGGGCCATCTGTGACCGTGCTTTCATAAAAGCACCATTGGATGGTGgttcctctcttttctcctgAACCCTGAACAAAAAAAAGATATCACCATTAACTTGAATGAATTGAATAATATCAAattacataaattaacaaataatGTGTGGGATGTAAAAAATGCTATGTGGGTAGCACCACCCATTTTTCTTGTGGGCCACTTTCACTCATCAAAAGATTGAGTAAAAGTTAGGGTTGGTATAGACCATGTTTATTTTAGTCTCCAACTTAAAGGATCTCACTTCACTCGTGGgccaaaaatataataataagaaTAAGCTTGATATGTGACATCTAAACCATCTAAATAAATTCTCTTAATTTTCCATCTTCCAAATTTCCCAAAGGTTATTTAAGTGTTAATAAACAAACATACACCACACTTTATGCAATTGGTTTCATATTCAATAGATGTGAGAGTCCAAACCACGATTTATATATCGACGAATTGTTTTAAATTTTCCCAAATTGTTTTTAGCTGTTTTTTATTAATGAAAATAGAGATTCAAATTTAAGACATATTCGACTATTACAAAAAGGAAATGAGTAATATGATTAGACTATGTCTTAGGGCTAGTTTATAAGTGATTATCGATCGAAGATATGTTTTTTTCTAATATTACAAATGCTAAAACCTTATAAAAGAGATATGTTTGTGTTTGAAGGGCCACATTGTGCACCATACACTAAAAGTGAGATCATAAAAGAAGGGTGGGATCATAATACAAAAGGATAATGTGTTTTACGTTTATGACCAAATAACCACATAGTCTGATCGTTCGACCTAATAAGAATTAAGACATGATGTGAAGGAAATAAACACGGATTAGGATTCTCTCATCTCCTCTTTTCATCTCCttccatcccctcctctcacattctcttattttgtctttctcttactataaaaaattaatataagatgttaatgtgacttaaccatgaccgttcaaataagagGGGAGAGAAGAGGATGGGAAAAAAGAGAGGAGATAATCCTACTCTAATAAACACATGCTTGGTGATGTATCCCAAATTTTGAGAAAAAGAGATAAAAACACTTCTTAAAAAGCACCCTCACcaaatttaaaacataaacaCACAATAAATTTCCTTTTTAGTGATTATTctaaaatagaataaaaaaaaaaccaaaaggaTCTTCTCCGGATCAGTTTGGTGAGGATTTTAGGGATCCGTGAACCGTGTCAGTTCATCGTACATTatacggtcagtttttgtcaagtactgtttatgtttatttttaaataaaaatatttaaaataattttttataatacgATGTATGATTTATGATTCCcggagatcctcacaaagaggatccagcgAGAATCttgctaaaaaaaaagaaattttaataaaaaactcccgatactattcactttaacgaaaaaagtgaatagtatcaagattaattttttagtgtaaaaatatgatttcttattaaaataaacagtaccgagagttttttgttaaaattccttaaaaaaaaaaaaaaaaaaaaaaaaggctcaaAGTGCTACTCACGTGACCGACCCACTATAGTCTATTCCTGTCACGTGTCCGGGCGCGAAACTCATGTGCGACTCTGCAAGAGTTTCTCTTTTGTCTCTGCCCCCCATCCAAACCAAATCCAGCATTACCCGGTTACCCCACAATTCCGCTGGCGCGTAACCGTCATTCACCTCACAGCGCGTAGAAAACAATCTCTGCAGTCGTTTCTCAAGCGTTAAACACCCCATCCCTGCAACTACACCAGTCCCTCCATGCTCCTCAACATCGAACCGTCCATAAAAAATAGACTCAAACATACCGAACCAAATCAACTGTTGAGATTCTCCCAAGTCTCTACCGTAATTGCACAGGATCGGACCCTTCTGGCTTCCAAAACTACAGGTTCgcttttcaaaatttaaattcccaCTCAAACCAAACAGCGCCGTCAAACACGTCCGTCATCTCACCCCGCTATAAAATACCAGACGTCAGTCCCTCACTCTCCAAAACCCTTCGTCTTCTTCCCTGACCATTTCTCTCTCCCAGAAtcttcttctcctccaccaAAATGCGTGAGATTCTCCACATCCAGGGAGGCCAGTGCGGCAACCAGATCGGCGCCAAGTTCTGGGAGGTCGTCTGCGCCGAGCACGGCATCGACGCCACCGGCCGATACCAGGGCGACAACGAGCTCCAGCTCGAGCGCGTCAATGTCTACTACAACGAAGCCAGCTGTGGGAGGTTCGTCCCACGCGCCGTCCTCATGGATCTCGAGCCGGGAACCATGGACAGCGTCAGATCAGGGCCCTACGGCCAGATTTTCCGCCCTGATAACTTCGTCTTCGGCCAGTCCGGCGCCGGAAACAACTGGGCTAAGGGTCATTACACCGAAGGCGCCGAGTTGATCGACTCGGTCCTCGACGTCGTCAGGAAGGAAGCCGAGAACTGCGATTGCTTGCAAGGTATATTTCGAGTTCGATTTTTGTTGCTAGGTCATTAGATCCGTGTGCATTTTTCGAAATTTCGAGTGTTTGGATACAAGATTTTGATTAGACTCTGTTTGGatacaatttctttttttagtGTGTGCGAATTGTGAGTTTTATGATTTGTTTGGCTACAGGTTTTCAGGTTTGTCACTCTTTGGGAGGCGGGACTGGGTCCGGAATGGGAACTCTTCTCATTTCCAAGATCCGTGAGGAGTACCCGGACCGAATGATGCTCACATTCTCCGTGTTTCCGTCGCCGAAGGTGTCCGACACCGTCGTTGAGCCATACAATGCAACTCTCTCAGTTCACCAGCTTGTTGAAAATGCAGATGAGTGTATGGTTTTGGACAACGAAGCTCTCTACGACATTTGCTTCCGAACACTGAAGCTCACTACTCCCAGCTgtgagttttcttttcttttctttgtataaTGTACCCTGTTGAGTCATAATCATAGTTTTTGAAGTTGAATTTGAATGTGTTTATGGTATACTCTCACGGATTAACATTTATCTGCGGGATTAGATATTGTGTATTGTATGCTTATGTCGTGTAAAATTTAATTGGAATTGTGAATTGGAGAAATAGTGGTTAATAGTAATACATGGTTTTTCGAGACTGAATTGTTCGTTTTTTCTCTGTTTGTATTTGTATTGAATGTGCTGATGATTCACTTTGTATGAAGTATTAGTCATATGCACTTTGGGCGTTTGATTATTTGTGTGTTCTTCTGTATTGACAAGATGTGGTTGAGTCCGCTTGCATTGGTATGGTTGTTCTTTTGCCGCTCCTTTTGTCTCGGGTCACTGTTTTATAAGTTATGCAATTTGACTAATTGGTCCTGCTTATAAGCACAGAAGCCTGTAGCCTTGTGCTTATAGGTGGGACGCTAATTGTTTGGCACTGCCGCACCAGTGCAATTTACGTTCACTTGTACCCTGTAGCTGTTTTTGATGCTACATTTTTCGAATGCCTTTagaaattgtttttaaaatggcTCTATGGTTACGTTTTGTATCTTATAAATTTTTATATGTTTAGATTGTTACTTGGTCGTGTAGTTTGCAAGACAATTGAGGGCAATAGATGTTGATATTTAGTTCCTGCTGCTAAATGAAACATGCCATAATCTCTGACCAATGATTTCTTATTGGTTCAGTTGGCGACCTCAATCATCTTATTTCTGCTACCATGAGTGGCGTAACCTGCTGCCTTCGTTTTCCTGGTCAACTCAACTCAGATCTCCGCAAGCTTGCTGTTAATCTCATCCCATTCCCCCGATTGCACTTCTTCATGGTTGGGTTTGCTCCGCTCACATCCCGTGGATCCCAGCAGTACAGGGCCCTTACTGTTCCAGAGCTCACTCAACAGATGTGGGATGCAAAGAACATGATGTGCGCCGCTGATCCACGTCATGGGCGGTATTTGACTGCCTCAGCCATGTTCCGTGGCAAGATGAGCACCAAGGAAGTTGACGAACAGATGATCAATGTCCAGAACAAGAACTCGTCCTACTTTGTTGAGTGGATCCCGAACAATGTCAAGTCCACTGTTTGTGATATTCCACCAACGGGTCTGAAGATGGCTTCGACCTTCATTGGCAACTCCACATCCATTCAGGAAATGTTCAGGAGGGTGAGTGAGCAGTTCACTGCTATGTTCCGCAGAAAGGCTTTCTTGCATTGGTACACCGGAGAGGGAATGGACGAGATGGAGTTCACCGAGGCAGAGAGCAACATGAACGACCTTGTTTCGGAGTACCAGCAGTACCAGGATGCTACAGCCGATGAGGAGGGTTACGACtatgaagaggaagaggaagttCAGGAGGAGGCTTGATCTCGATCGCAAATGTTCTCTTTTTTGTTTGAGTTGTGTTgtggatttaaatttggttcTGTTTGGGGTTTGGATTGCTGGATTCTGGTTCGTTCTTCGGCCATAATTCGcgtgtttggtttttttttttcattttccttaGTTTTTAGATGGTAGCAGTTGAGTTGTCTGAAAATATGTTTATTGAATGTGTTAATCGAGTCTATGATATGAGGGTGGCGTTATGTAAAGATTAAGATgattaaaaatgcatttttgtttcttttgtcaaattgttaATCTTGGATTTGCCCTTAATTACTACCTTCTTATGCATTTTATTCATGAATTGATAGAAAGTTTTGGTTCGTGTTTTTAGTTTTGGTATTCAGTgcaattttatttcaattttcggTTTTCCGAACCCACTCTTATATTTTGGTGTCTAGAAAAATTCTCGTTTTCGATAATCAGAATAAGTAGACTATCCAAACCACTCACAAAAAGGAGCCAGCCTTTGCATTAAGATATGgggatgtgttatccacacaccccaaattacttcccACACACTCCTTGTTAaattatgtccgttgatcttcttcaattcatccgatccgacgaccgaaaattagaagggtgtgtgagaagtaaaatggagtgtgtggatatcacacccctaagaTATGTACCTACATGGAGTTAGTTAAATCTACTTTGTTCGACTGTTTGACACAAAAATGTCTTTTTGCCCCAGCATTATGTAGTTTCATTCGGTGTGAGAGTTGTCATAGTCATTAAGGATTCAGCCATACCAAAATCTTTCTCCATTCGCGTCAATGTTAATTTTATTGATTGCGGACAGTCGCTCAATAAACCCGTCTGCTGATGAAACTAAGCCATGGCATTTCTTAATAgggatgtgttatccacacacccttttttacttttcacacactcttgttaatttctgttcgttgatcttcttcaatttatccgatccgacggctgaaaatcaaaaaggtgtgggagaagaaaaaaaggatgTGTGGATATAACACCCCTTCTTAATAATGATGAAATGTTGAATGTGTGTGGTCGTCCTTTGAATGGAGTTTGGGTGGTTGTGAATCTGGTGATGGTGGAGTAAGTTAAAAGCCACCATACTAATGTGTGCTTTCAGTTAGATGTCTCTGTCGTTCGGGCCCCTGGCCAagccctaaacctaaacccaccAACCAACTAATGTTTATatagaatgaggatcctctctagATCCACGTTGTGAGGATTCCGGGAATCCTCTAATTATGtgtgtttatcgtatatcgtgtgatCAGTTTTTATTaggtattgtttatattcaattttaaatataaaaaattacaataatttatgatCGTACGAGGTATGATGAACGGACGTGATTGAATGATATCCttaatcctcacaaagaggatcctcattcgttTATATATGAATGCAATTTGACAAACAAACTGATAAATCATGATACGTAATTGGCAACCATTGAGGATGATGATGGTGTATATTGTATAGTGTGTCCAAAAGCATATGATGGGGCACACTGTAATTAAGTCCGACATAACTCATTTAGCCCAGTCATTTGAAAACTTCCAGTTTCTCATCTTCTACACTTTGAAGTTATTCGAGAAAAAATTTTGTGTTCGACAATCAGATCACAAAGGAGTGCTGCCTTTGCATTAGGGTTTATACCGACTTGGAGCAGGTGGTACTTAAACATATAGGTCTCATTCTTTATGAGTGAGTTTCACAATTACCTGATTCAACCGATcgaacaaattttttttcctttgctaTATATCATCCGGTTTTACTTGGTGTGAGGTATGTTCTAGTCAAACAGACTTACCAAGTCTATTCTTGCTATTCGCTCCATAAATCCCCTGATGGAATGAAGCCATAAGATTTCTTTATttctgatgaaaaatgataGGGTTGTAAGGAAAATGAAATGTTTGCTCTGCGTGGTCCTCTTTGAATGGAGTTtttaggtggtggtggtggtgtaaaTAAAATGCCAACAAACTGTTGTGTGCTTTCAGTTAGATGTCTCTTTCGTCCGGATCCCTGGCAGCCAAACCCTACACCCACCAATATGTATATACGAATCCAATTTCACTCATGCGTCTCGGGTTTGAAACTTCATCTTTTCTTAAATTGATGGGAAAAAGCACACCAACCTACCAAACAAGGTAAATGTCCCTTTAATTttgaaggaaaactaataaaaaagatttgaaaactttgagttttaatgataatgacaaaataaagagtaaagtgaataatattatgattgactttttagtgtaaaaatatgatttttcgttaaagtaaacactaccaggaacttttcgttaaagtttcctgaCCATTTAGTTTTTGGCATCATGCTATGCAACTAATGGTACGTCCACTACTTGTCGGCCAAACATAAATATAGTGGGTTAATTTTCTTCACAACTTTAGGCCTTGGCccttgatggactatttttatAAGAAGTGATTTtcatattctaatttttttatgcattttttattttttttacgtaATTCTTCTAATTTTCCATCAATATTCATGTTAGCATTCAACGAGAATCATCctataaaaattatcttaaaattTCTAATTCCGCCTTGACGCCAAATCAAGAAGCAAACATACATATAAAGGCTGTAGAAagcatttttattattaaatccaTCCGAAAATTAAAGCATACAAAAGCTAGAACACAAGCTTTAACAACACACATAGCTCACTTAATTAATCTACATACGCAGTACTTCTGAATTCTAAGTTCCATATATTGTAATAATTTAAACAACACATAAAGATATTTTGGTGCAGAATATCGAGCCCGGCCGGAAACTCAGCCCTTGGTGTATATTCTTGATGGTGTACTTAGTAAGGAGCCTCGGCTGGGGCACCCTCCGCTGGTGTATAAGAGGTTGCGAACTTCACTGAGTTGATTGGCCCTGGTGCTGTTAATTTCGCGTTGATTGGTCCCGGCGCAACA
This genomic window contains:
- the LOC126616037 gene encoding uncharacterized protein LOC126616037 isoform X2, which translates into the protein MVSKRQREARKKFRVEHPELAKQPTPPKDPTRKKDKKKSSFKRKKAPSDPAKPSKNPHRKHPLRVPGMKPGDSCFICKSTEHIAKLCPEKVQWDKHKICLYCRQRGHSIKNCLNKKDDSVAEKLCYNCGENGHSLSNCPYPLEDGGTKFAKCFICNGTGHLSKNCPENTHGIYPKGGSCKVCGGVTHLAKDCPNKSNSSMSAGRSPHSWKESDLPRGKVTKFLSGDDLEDDFSFIDEKKSGGTQHKSADAVSGMAVSDECKLKFGELKAKRNYRFIVFKIDKQEVVVEKLGSPDETYEDFAESLPADECRYAVFDFDFTTSENCQKSKIFFIAWSPEISRVRMKMVYASSRDRFKRELDGIQVELQATDPSEMSLDIIKGRAL
- the LOC126616037 gene encoding actin-depolymerizing factor 7-like isoform X1, giving the protein MAVSGMAVSDECKLKFGELKAKRNYRFIVFKIDKQEVVVEKLGSPDETYEDFAESLPADECRYAVFDFDFTTSENCQKSKIFFIAWSPEISRVRMKMVYASSRDRFKRELDGIQVELQATDPSEMSLDIIKGRAL
- the LOC126616043 gene encoding tubulin beta-1 chain translates to MREILHIQGGQCGNQIGAKFWEVVCAEHGIDATGRYQGDNELQLERVNVYYNEASCGRFVPRAVLMDLEPGTMDSVRSGPYGQIFRPDNFVFGQSGAGNNWAKGHYTEGAELIDSVLDVVRKEAENCDCLQGFQVCHSLGGGTGSGMGTLLISKIREEYPDRMMLTFSVFPSPKVSDTVVEPYNATLSVHQLVENADECMVLDNEALYDICFRTLKLTTPSFGDLNHLISATMSGVTCCLRFPGQLNSDLRKLAVNLIPFPRLHFFMVGFAPLTSRGSQQYRALTVPELTQQMWDAKNMMCAADPRHGRYLTASAMFRGKMSTKEVDEQMINVQNKNSSYFVEWIPNNVKSTVCDIPPTGLKMASTFIGNSTSIQEMFRRVSEQFTAMFRRKAFLHWYTGEGMDEMEFTEAESNMNDLVSEYQQYQDATADEEGYDYEEEEEVQEEA